A genomic region of Mus musculus strain C57BL/6J chromosome 7, GRCm38.p6 C57BL/6J contains the following coding sequences:
- the Mex3b gene encoding RNA-binding protein MEX3B, with amino-acid sequence MPSSLFADLERNGSGGGGGGGGGGGGGGSGGGETLDDQRALQLALDQLSLLGLDSDEGASLYDSEPRKKSVNMTECVPVPSSEHVAEIVGRQGCKIKALRAKTNTYIKTPVRGEEPVFVVTGRKEDVAMARREIISAAEHFSMIRASRNKNTALNGAVPGPPNLPGQTTIQVRVPYRVVGLVVGPKGATIKRIQQQTHTYIVTPSRDKEPVFEVTGMPENVDRAREEIEAHIALRTGGIIELTDENDFHANGTDVGFDLHHGSGGSGPGSLWSKPTPSITPTPGRKPFSSYRNDSSSSLGSASTDSYFGGGTSGSAAATSRLADYSPPSPALSFAHNGNNNNNGNGYTYTAGEASVPSPDGGPELQPTFDPAPAPPPGTPLLWAQFERSPGGGSAAPVSSSCSSSASSSASSSSVVFPGGGASSTPSNANLGLLVHRRLHPGTSCPRLSPPLHMATGAGEHHLARRVRSDPGGGGLAYAAYANGLGTQLPGLPSSDTSGSSSSSSSSSSSSSSSSGLRRKGSRDCSVCFESEVIAALVPCGHNLFCMECANRICEKSEPECPVCHTAVTQAIRIFS; translated from the exons ATGCCCAGCTCGCTGTTTGCAGACCTGGAGCGCaacggcagcggcggcggcgggggaGGCGGCGGCGGGGGAGGCGGCGGTGGCAGCGGCGGGGGAGAGACTCTGGATGACCAAAGAGCCCTGCAGCTTGCGCTCGATCAGCTCTCCCTGTTGGGACTGGACAGTGATGAGGGCGCCTCTTTGTACGACAGCGAACCGCGCAAGAAGAGCGTGAACATGACCGAGTGCGTGCCGGTACCCAGTTCCGAACACGTCGCGGAGATCGTAGGGAGGCAAG GTTGTAAAATCAAAGCTTTGAGGGCGAAGACCAACACTTACATCAAGACCCCAGTTCGCGGGGAGGAGCCTGTCTTTGTTGTGACGGGCAGGAAGGAGGATGTGGCTATGGCTCGGAGGGAGATCATCTCTGCCGCAGAGCACTTCTCCATGATCCGAGCCTCTCGTAACAAGAACACGGCTCTCAACGGAGCTGTGCCCGGACCGCCCAACCTGCCGGGACAGACCACTATCCAAGTGAGGGTGCCATACCGCGTGGTAGGGCTCGTGGTGGGTCCAAAGGGCGCCACGATCAAGCGCATTCAAcagcagacacatacatatattgtgACACCCAGCCGAGACAAGGAGCCAGTTTTCGAGGTGACTGGCATGCCAGAGAACGTGGATCGCGCTAGAGAGGAGATCGAAGCTCACATCGCGCTGCGCACCGGTGGCATCATCGAGCTGACAGACGAGAACGACTTCCATGCCAATGGCACAGACGTGGGCTTTGATCTGCATCACGGGTCCGGCGGGTCCGGGCCGGGCAGCCTCTGGAGCAAGCCCACCCCAAGCATCACTCCTACACCTGGCCGCAAGCCCTTCTCCAGCTATCGCAACGACAGCTCCAGCTCGCTTGGCAGCGCATCCACAGACTCTTACTTCGGTGGTGGGACCAGCGGCAGCGCAGCTGCTACTTCACGCCTGGCGGACTATAGCCCTCCCAGCCCTGCACTCAGCTTTGCTCACAAtgggaacaacaacaataacggCAATGGTTACACCTACACAGCGGGGGAAGCCTCAGTACCTTCCCCAGATGGGGGTCCTGAGCTGCAGCCTACTTTCGACCCAGCTCCCGCCCCACCACCTGGGACACCCCTTCTCTGGGCCCAGTTCGAGCGCTCTCCAGGAGGTGGATCTGCAGCACCAGTATCCTCTTCCTGCTCTTCTTCGGCATCCTCATCTGCCTCGTCGTCCTCTGTGGTCTTTCCCGGGGGTGGCGCCAGCAGCACACCCTCCAATGCCAATCTGGGGCTGCTGGTGCACCGTCGACTGCACCCGGGCACCAGCTGCCCGCGCCTGTCTCCGCCCTTGCACATGGCCACGGGGGCGGGAGAGCACCACCTTGCTCGCCGCGTGCGCAGCGACCCGGGCGGTGGAGGCCTGGCCTACGCTGCCTATGCTAATGGGCTAGGGACGCAGCTCCCTGGCCTGCCCTCGTCGGACACTTCGGGCTCCTCCTCGTCCTctagctcctcctccagctcttcctcctcttcctctgggcTGAGGCGCAAAGGCAGCCGCGACTGCTCTGTGTGCTTCGAGAGTGAAGTGATCGCCGCGCTGGTGCCCTGTGGCCACAACCTCTTCTGCATGGAGTGTGCCAACCGCATTTGTGAGAAGAGCGAGCCCGAGTGTCCCGTCTGCCACACGGCGGTCACTCAGGCCATCCGCATTTTTTCCTGA